A genomic segment from Thermostichus lividus PCC 6715 encodes:
- the rpmB gene encoding 50S ribosomal protein L28 — MSRVCQLTGKKANNAYAISHSHRRTKKLQEVNLQWKRVWWPEGKRWVRLRLSTKAIKTLERKGLAAFAKEAGLNLNKL, encoded by the coding sequence ATGAGCCGCGTTTGTCAACTCACCGGAAAAAAGGCCAATAACGCCTACGCCATTTCCCACTCCCATCGGCGGACAAAAAAGCTGCAAGAAGTGAACCTGCAATGGAAACGGGTATGGTGGCCAGAGGGTAAGCGTTGGGTGCGGCTGCGCCTTTCGACAAAAGCCATTAAAACCCTTGAGCGTAAAGGCTTAGCAGCTTTTGCTAAGGAAGCGGGCTTGAATCTCAATAAGCTTTAG
- a CDS encoding lytic transglycosylase domain-containing protein produces MKLLPKRHSTAVSRRWRNWLLLALAPVLVMVGAIVARQYWSAPPLETLYPLTLEVPPQRRAQLEEWAQAKDPLKRDRARYLLAVDALRHNAPQESLRWLENLEATYRPMAARILLLRSDAYRQAGQGRKATQTWQQLIRDYGKEPEAAVALLNLQQPDRAIAQFPQHPAVVNYVHTQLQNSPDHVPYLKLVARYGLYLKDYGTYLEILRQRYPQELTPADWEAIAFGYWEKMQYAPAAAAYDRAPQTPLNRYRVGRGRQLSNDTSGAIAAYQDLVQRFPNTQEAALAQLRLARLASSPAGRLPLLAIALKLATNSQSSAIAADVLLEQYRTYRELGNETAAQRTQQQLLQTYGGSTAAAELRWQLAEAAAQQRQWQTAQRWVGELLKLNPNSEIAPRAAFWLGKWLGEAGGLQAQTAAWRSLISQYPHSYYGWRAASLLQQPVGTFTTLRQQHPRIDRDRAHPLPLSAGSPTLQELYLLGQTQDAWQRWQWEFQNRVTPTAAEQLTDGLIRLGVGEYLDGIFMLENLFVRARNEPDTATFFESIQRDPRFWYALYPLPYWDIVQKWSAARKLNPLLVMALIRQESRFEPDIRSVVGATGLMQLMPDTATWIADQLSLSDFSLEDPEDNIRLGTWYFDYTHNRYQQNTLLALASYNAGPGNVSDWLQRFDASDGDRFIETIPFPETYGYVKRVLENYWNYLQLYTTPRD; encoded by the coding sequence GTGAAACTTTTGCCGAAACGACACTCTACGGCAGTCTCTCGGCGCTGGCGAAACTGGCTTTTACTGGCACTGGCACCAGTCCTAGTGATGGTGGGAGCGATCGTTGCGCGGCAGTATTGGTCTGCTCCGCCGTTAGAGACTCTCTATCCACTCACCCTAGAGGTTCCTCCCCAACGCCGCGCTCAGTTAGAAGAGTGGGCACAGGCCAAAGATCCCCTTAAACGCGATCGCGCCCGCTACTTGCTGGCGGTGGATGCGCTGCGACACAACGCCCCACAGGAAAGTTTGCGGTGGCTTGAAAATTTAGAGGCCACCTACCGACCCATGGCGGCACGGATTCTCCTGCTGCGCTCAGATGCCTATCGGCAAGCGGGTCAAGGACGCAAGGCAACGCAGACATGGCAGCAGCTGATCCGCGACTATGGCAAGGAGCCGGAAGCCGCCGTGGCGTTGCTCAACCTCCAGCAGCCCGACCGGGCGATCGCCCAGTTTCCGCAGCATCCCGCCGTAGTGAACTATGTCCACACCCAGTTACAAAACAGCCCGGATCACGTCCCCTACCTCAAGCTGGTGGCTCGTTATGGGCTGTATCTTAAAGACTATGGCACCTATCTAGAGATTCTGCGGCAGCGTTACCCTCAGGAGTTAACCCCCGCTGACTGGGAGGCGATCGCCTTTGGCTATTGGGAAAAGATGCAGTATGCCCCTGCCGCCGCCGCCTATGACCGTGCGCCCCAAACGCCCTTGAACCGTTATCGAGTCGGCAGAGGTCGTCAACTGAGTAACGATACCTCAGGGGCGATCGCTGCCTACCAAGACCTTGTTCAGCGCTTTCCCAACACTCAAGAAGCCGCTTTAGCGCAATTGCGCCTTGCCCGACTGGCTAGCTCCCCAGCAGGTCGCCTGCCGCTACTGGCGATCGCGTTGAAACTGGCCACTAACAGCCAATCGAGTGCGATTGCGGCGGATGTGCTGCTAGAGCAGTATCGCACCTATCGGGAACTGGGGAATGAGACCGCTGCCCAGCGCACTCAACAACAACTCTTGCAAACCTATGGGGGTAGCACCGCTGCTGCTGAGCTTCGCTGGCAGTTAGCAGAGGCGGCAGCGCAACAGCGTCAGTGGCAAACTGCTCAACGCTGGGTTGGCGAACTCCTCAAGCTTAACCCCAATAGTGAAATAGCGCCGCGCGCCGCTTTCTGGCTGGGAAAATGGTTAGGAGAGGCTGGCGGGCTCCAAGCCCAAACCGCTGCGTGGCGATCGCTCATCAGTCAGTACCCCCATTCCTACTATGGATGGCGTGCCGCCAGTTTACTCCAGCAACCCGTCGGTACCTTTACAACGCTGCGGCAACAACACCCCCGCATCGATCGCGATCGCGCTCACCCCTTACCCCTGAGCGCTGGCAGCCCAACCCTTCAGGAACTCTACTTGCTGGGGCAAACGCAGGACGCATGGCAGCGCTGGCAATGGGAATTCCAAAATCGGGTCACCCCCACTGCTGCTGAGCAACTGACCGATGGCCTGATCCGTCTTGGGGTGGGTGAGTATCTCGATGGTATCTTCATGCTTGAAAACCTGTTTGTGCGTGCGAGGAATGAACCCGATACCGCAACCTTTTTCGAGTCAATTCAGCGTGACCCTCGCTTTTGGTATGCTCTGTATCCATTGCCCTACTGGGACATTGTTCAAAAGTGGTCTGCTGCTCGCAAGCTCAACCCCCTGCTGGTGATGGCGCTGATTCGCCAAGAGTCGCGCTTTGAACCCGACATTCGTTCCGTTGTGGGGGCAACAGGGTTAATGCAACTGATGCCAGACACTGCGACTTGGATTGCAGATCAGCTGAGCCTGAGCGATTTCTCCCTTGAAGACCCAGAGGACAATATCCGTTTAGGGACATGGTATTTTGACTACACCCACAATCGATACCAACAAAATACATTGCTTGCCTTAGCTAGCTATAATGCTGGTCCAGGTAACGTTAGTGATTGGCTACAGCGGTTTGATGCCAGTGATGGCGATCGCTTTATTGAAACCATTCCCTTTCCTGAAACCTATGGCTATGTCAAACGGGTTTTAGAAAATTACTGGAACTATCTCCAGCTTTATACCACACCCCGTGACTAA
- a CDS encoding single-stranded-DNA-specific exonuclease RecJ → MTLPPQRWYVPPIDSTLCESLMDALGCDRPLAEIYLRRGLTTPALVQRFLEPETLDLPSPSTVFADLDLAVELLRQAIARGESITICGDYDADGMTSTALLLRALRHLGATIDYTIPSRMHEGYGINERIVRECHQRGVKIILTVDNGIAAVQPIALARELGLIVIVTDHHDIPAQLPPAHAILNPKLVDPDSPYHSLAGVGMAYILALSLAQRLEKLCGLVRPLRELCTLGTIADLAPLVGVNRRWVKQGLQTIPTSSLVGVQALMEVSNSLPQTNTALKPSAVGFRLGPRINAIGRIGDPQTVIELLTTDDPATAATLAATCEQTNRTRQELCAAIEAEAIAHLEARGVDPVAEWVLVLVQPDWHHGVIGIVASRLVERYGVPVFYWHL, encoded by the coding sequence ATGACTCTCCCCCCTCAGCGCTGGTATGTGCCGCCAATTGATTCGACTCTGTGTGAGTCCTTGATGGATGCATTGGGGTGCGATCGCCCCCTTGCGGAAATTTATCTTCGCCGCGGGTTGACCACGCCTGCCCTCGTGCAACGCTTTTTAGAGCCAGAAACCCTTGATTTACCCTCCCCCAGTACGGTTTTTGCAGATTTAGACTTAGCGGTAGAACTGCTGCGACAGGCGATCGCCCGGGGGGAGAGCATCACCATCTGTGGCGATTATGATGCCGATGGGATGACAAGTACCGCCCTACTGCTGCGGGCATTGCGCCATCTCGGCGCAACCATTGACTACACTATTCCGTCACGAATGCACGAAGGCTATGGCATTAATGAGCGCATCGTTCGTGAGTGCCACCAGCGGGGGGTCAAGATTATTCTGACGGTGGATAACGGCATTGCAGCGGTACAGCCCATTGCCCTAGCTCGCGAACTTGGGCTGATTGTAATTGTGACGGATCATCACGATATTCCCGCTCAACTGCCACCCGCCCATGCCATCCTCAATCCCAAGCTCGTGGATCCTGATTCCCCCTACCACAGTTTGGCGGGGGTGGGGATGGCCTACATCCTTGCCCTATCGCTGGCACAGCGGCTGGAGAAGCTGTGCGGGCTGGTGCGCCCCTTACGGGAGTTGTGCACCCTGGGCACCATTGCCGATCTCGCCCCCCTAGTGGGTGTCAATCGTCGCTGGGTAAAACAGGGGTTACAGACCATTCCCACGTCCTCGTTAGTGGGGGTACAGGCCTTGATGGAGGTCTCTAACAGTTTGCCCCAAACCAATACCGCCCTGAAGCCCAGTGCCGTTGGCTTTCGCCTAGGGCCACGCATTAACGCCATTGGTCGTATTGGCGATCCACAGACTGTCATTGAGTTATTGACGACAGACGATCCTGCGACAGCGGCAACCTTGGCAGCCACCTGCGAACAGACAAATCGCACCCGTCAAGAATTATGCGCCGCCATTGAGGCCGAGGCGATCGCCCACCTAGAAGCAAGGGGGGTTGATCCGGTCGCCGAGTGGGTGCTGGTGCTTGTTCAACCCGACTGGCATCATGGGGTGATTGGCATTGTGGCCTCCCGCTTAGTGGAGCGCTATGGCGTGCCGGTTTTTTATTGGCACCTATGA
- a CDS encoding single-stranded-DNA-specific exonuclease RecJ family protein, translating to MACRFFIGTYETQTTIRGSARGIPEFNVFASLEATKSLLLKYGGHKAAGGFTLLAEHLDEWRDRLRAFAKTCLKKEQLRPLVTIDAELHFSQLNWEFYEQVERLQPFGSENPQPVFCSRRVTVVSQSTMGQHGEHLKLTLQQGNSPPMKAKAWRWGQVLPLPSPIDIAYTLVANTWNGETHLELELQGVQPSGATRLEWQCPEPPPHQPPHWQPLSENWLSHLSGGALLYGYDRPLIPPETTTATIQYDRPRCRCQQLILWSLPPSWTHLRWLLAIAQPQTVHVGSRIPRILPEPELIAAIQTAILNTATVNLLALSQDYWIAPCTLVAVLRHLGYACEGFAPTLSIAEELGRLQRWYRLQAAHLARLCADQPTQ from the coding sequence ATGGCGTGCCGGTTTTTTATTGGCACCTATGAAACCCAGACCACCATTCGTGGTTCTGCGCGCGGTATTCCCGAATTTAACGTATTTGCATCTCTAGAGGCCACGAAATCCCTGCTACTCAAGTATGGCGGCCATAAAGCGGCTGGTGGGTTTACGTTACTCGCCGAGCATCTCGACGAATGGCGCGATCGCCTACGTGCCTTTGCCAAGACCTGTCTCAAGAAAGAGCAGTTGCGCCCCTTAGTCACCATTGATGCTGAACTCCACTTTAGCCAACTCAACTGGGAATTTTACGAGCAGGTAGAACGGCTACAACCCTTTGGCAGTGAAAATCCGCAGCCAGTTTTTTGCAGTCGCCGCGTCACAGTTGTGAGCCAATCTACGATGGGACAGCACGGAGAGCACCTCAAGCTCACCCTGCAGCAGGGCAATAGCCCACCCATGAAGGCCAAAGCATGGCGCTGGGGACAGGTGTTGCCCCTGCCCTCACCCATCGACATTGCCTATACCCTTGTCGCCAATACGTGGAACGGCGAAACACACTTAGAACTAGAACTACAAGGCGTACAGCCAAGCGGTGCTACGCGCTTAGAGTGGCAGTGTCCTGAACCACCCCCCCACCAGCCTCCCCATTGGCAACCGTTATCGGAGAATTGGCTATCCCACCTCAGTGGGGGTGCTCTACTGTACGGCTATGACCGCCCCCTCATTCCCCCAGAAACCACCACTGCTACAATTCAGTACGATCGCCCCCGCTGCCGTTGCCAGCAGTTGATCCTTTGGTCGTTACCCCCCTCATGGACCCACCTGCGTTGGTTACTGGCGATCGCCCAGCCCCAAACTGTCCATGTCGGTTCGCGCATTCCCCGCATCCTCCCAGAGCCTGAACTCATAGCCGCCATCCAAACCGCCATTCTCAACACTGCAACAGTCAACCTGTTGGCTCTCAGCCAAGACTATTGGATCGCCCCGTGCACCCTTGTCGCTGTGTTACGCCACCTTGGCTATGCGTGTGAGGGCTTTGCCCCTACCCTCAGCATTGCCGAAGAGCTTGGGCGACTGCAACGGTGGTATCGGCTACAGGCTGCTCATCTAGCTCGACTCTGTGCAGATCAACCCACCCAATGA
- a CDS encoding LCP family protein, producing the protein MFIRFQPRRRPAPPEEGHLFWQLVLWIGIGFLSASIGAVWGLMSQSTPLMQRSLSASEWRVFQRGDRTAATLDQPINLLVIGSKVLTSDLEESPNPHRTYHALVNSVEGLSDSLLLVRFDPLNQRLVVLSIPRDTLTFIRGRGDAKINEANALGGPALAAETVSDLLGGCPLIAISALTFRALSD; encoded by the coding sequence GTGTTTATTCGATTCCAGCCACGGCGGCGACCAGCGCCTCCGGAAGAGGGACACCTCTTCTGGCAACTGGTGTTATGGATCGGGATCGGCTTTCTCTCCGCCAGCATTGGTGCTGTCTGGGGGCTGATGAGTCAAAGTACCCCCCTGATGCAACGATCGTTGTCGGCGAGCGAATGGCGGGTCTTCCAGCGGGGCGATCGCACCGCCGCTACCCTCGACCAACCCATCAATTTACTGGTCATCGGCTCTAAGGTACTCACGTCTGATTTGGAGGAGTCACCGAATCCTCATCGCACCTACCATGCCCTTGTTAACTCCGTAGAGGGGCTATCGGACTCGTTACTGTTAGTCCGGTTTGACCCCCTCAATCAACGGCTGGTGGTACTCTCAATTCCCCGCGACACCCTCACATTTATTCGTGGGCGTGGGGATGCCAAAATTAATGAGGCCAATGCCTTGGGCGGCCCCGCCTTAGCGGCAGAAACCGTTAGCGATTTACTGGGGGGGTGCCCATTGATCGCTATTTCCGCATTAACGTTCAGGGCATTGAGCGATTAA
- a CDS encoding LCP family protein: MPIDRYFRINVQGIERLIDALGGVTVDVPQAMNYRDDSQRLYIDLKPGRQHLNGNESLQFLRFRYDALGDIGRVQRQQMFLRSLMEQSARPETLARIPSILGIIRENLDTNLSVEELLSLSQFMAQLPRSRIEFLLLPGNFNGTGESEISYWLPNYRRIAWLSDTYFRDTSTADPRETPITYPENVRIALQNTSLSEAAVEQLRHQLWEAGYRDQFVADALSQPIEITRIIAQQGDLAAARRVQLLLGFGEVRVESTGVLASDVTIQLGNDARDRLTPSAQPNVSQTDL, encoded by the coding sequence GTGCCCATTGATCGCTATTTCCGCATTAACGTTCAGGGCATTGAGCGATTAATCGATGCCTTGGGCGGCGTGACCGTTGATGTGCCCCAAGCGATGAACTACCGCGACGATAGCCAACGACTCTACATTGATCTCAAACCCGGTCGCCAGCACCTGAATGGCAATGAATCCCTGCAATTTTTGCGCTTTCGCTACGATGCCCTAGGGGATATTGGCCGTGTTCAACGCCAACAGATGTTTTTGCGCTCACTGATGGAGCAATCGGCACGCCCGGAAACCCTTGCTCGAATTCCCAGTATTCTCGGCATTATTCGTGAGAATTTAGATACTAACCTGAGCGTAGAGGAGTTACTGAGTCTGAGTCAGTTTATGGCTCAGCTACCGCGATCGCGCATTGAGTTTCTGTTGTTGCCCGGCAACTTCAATGGCACGGGGGAGTCGGAAATCAGTTACTGGTTGCCGAACTATCGCCGGATTGCTTGGCTCTCTGATACTTACTTTCGCGATACATCCACCGCCGACCCCCGCGAAACCCCTATCACCTATCCCGAAAATGTGCGGATTGCTCTGCAAAACACTAGTCTCAGTGAGGCAGCAGTAGAGCAATTGCGCCACCAGCTTTGGGAGGCTGGGTATCGGGATCAGTTTGTGGCCGACGCCTTGAGCCAACCCATTGAAATTACCCGGATTATTGCCCAGCAGGGAGACTTGGCGGCGGCACGGCGCGTGCAACTGCTGTTAGGTTTTGGTGAAGTACGAGTCGAAAGTACGGGCGTGCTAGCATCAGATGTAACAATCCAGCTCGGTAACGATGCGCGCGATCGCCTCACGCCAAGCGCTCAACCTAACGTGTCCCAAACTGATCTGTGA
- a CDS encoding ROK family protein: MSEPYVIGVDLGGTAIKMGRFSPKGDCLNAVTWPTPQPPYPEAVLKAVVQGIQELDPDDRAIAIGMGVPGPVDAAGRVARRAINLGWYDVHVSDTLEHLTAKPTIIGNDANCAGLGEAWLGAGRQFQNLILLTLGTGVGGAIILNGELFVGHDGTAGELGLITLDYNGAPCNSGNRGSLEQHVSAQAIRRRLGCEPHELDQRARQGDTEAIAFWQQYGRELAAGIASLVYVLTPEAVIIGGGISAGSDLFFPSMIAELEERVLPTSRSNLQCLRATLGNQAGMVGAAKLAWQFVKKQF; this comes from the coding sequence GTGAGTGAACCGTACGTTATTGGGGTTGATCTGGGTGGCACCGCCATCAAAATGGGGCGCTTTAGTCCTAAGGGCGACTGCCTCAATGCAGTGACATGGCCAACCCCTCAGCCCCCCTATCCAGAGGCCGTTCTCAAGGCCGTTGTCCAAGGGATTCAAGAATTAGACCCAGATGATCGCGCGATCGCGATCGGAATGGGGGTTCCAGGGCCTGTGGATGCCGCCGGGCGGGTGGCGCGGCGTGCCATTAACCTTGGCTGGTACGATGTTCATGTCAGTGACACCCTCGAGCACCTCACCGCAAAGCCCACGATTATTGGCAATGATGCCAACTGCGCTGGCCTCGGCGAAGCATGGCTAGGGGCAGGCCGCCAGTTTCAAAATTTAATTCTGCTCACCTTAGGGACAGGCGTTGGGGGTGCCATCATCCTCAATGGTGAACTATTTGTGGGGCATGACGGTACGGCGGGTGAGCTAGGTTTAATTACCCTCGACTACAACGGTGCTCCCTGTAATAGCGGCAATCGTGGCTCTCTTGAGCAACATGTTTCGGCACAAGCCATTCGCCGCCGACTCGGTTGCGAACCCCACGAGCTAGATCAGCGTGCCCGCCAAGGCGATACCGAGGCGATCGCCTTCTGGCAACAGTACGGCCGTGAGTTGGCCGCTGGAATTGCCAGTCTAGTCTATGTGCTAACCCCCGAAGCCGTCATTATTGGCGGTGGCATTAGTGCAGGCAGTGATTTGTTCTTTCCCAGCATGATCGCCGAATTAGAAGAGCGAGTACTGCCCACCTCACGGAGTAACCTACAATGCCTACGAGCTACCCTAGGTAATCAAGCGGGGATGGTTGGTGCCGCAAAGCTCGCATGGCAATTTGTTAAGAAACAGTTTTAG
- a CDS encoding SDR family oxidoreductase gives MRLLILGCGYTGARLGRSLRSRGVEVVVTNRTGVRPPELADVPCYPFDGERTPLDPAALEGVTHVLSSIPPDRQGEDAVVKSLLPRLERQGLVWFGYLSTTGVYGDRQGKWVDETTPVNPQNPRSRQRVAIEQAFLNADLPTHIFRLPGIYGPGAGRNAISRILEGKVQLIDKPGHYFCRIHVDDIVQTLERSLESPTPHAIYNLSDDQPSESLPVLLEAYRLLGRPAPAAIPLDQADLSPMALSFWQESRRVRNDKIKQVLGVRLRYPSYREGLAAILRDTPASILQAGHGA, from the coding sequence ATGCGGCTGCTGATTCTCGGCTGTGGCTATACGGGAGCGCGGCTGGGGCGATCGCTCCGCTCTAGGGGGGTTGAGGTGGTTGTGACCAATCGTACTGGGGTAAGGCCACCGGAACTGGCGGATGTGCCCTGCTACCCCTTCGATGGTGAGCGAACTCCCCTTGATCCGGCAGCGTTAGAGGGGGTGACCCATGTTCTGTCTAGTATTCCCCCCGATCGCCAAGGAGAGGATGCAGTCGTCAAGAGCCTGCTACCACGCTTAGAACGTCAGGGATTGGTGTGGTTTGGTTATCTCTCAACAACGGGGGTCTATGGCGATCGCCAAGGGAAGTGGGTGGATGAAACGACGCCGGTGAACCCCCAGAACCCGCGATCGCGCCAGCGGGTCGCCATTGAGCAGGCATTTCTCAACGCGGATCTGCCGACGCATATTTTCCGGCTCCCCGGAATTTATGGCCCAGGCGCCGGCCGTAATGCCATTAGTCGCATCCTTGAGGGGAAGGTGCAGCTCATTGATAAGCCCGGCCACTACTTTTGCCGTATTCATGTGGATGATATTGTCCAAACCCTAGAGCGATCGCTAGAGTCCCCCACTCCCCACGCAATCTATAACCTCAGCGATGATCAGCCGTCGGAATCCCTGCCGGTGCTGCTAGAGGCCTACCGTCTGTTGGGTCGTCCTGCGCCTGCGGCAATTCCCCTCGACCAAGCCGATCTTAGCCCGATGGCGCTCTCCTTTTGGCAGGAGTCGCGGCGGGTGCGCAATGACAAAATCAAGCAAGTGCTGGGCGTCAGGTTGCGCTACCCCTCGTACCGCGAAGGGCTGGCGGCTATTTTACGGGATACTCCAGCCAGCATACTCCAAGCTGGCCATGGCGCTTAA
- a CDS encoding acyl-CoA desaturase, with translation MTQATVAKPPFAWPTASFIIFVHLGALLAFVPGMFSWSAVLLAFVLHWLTAGIGITLGWHRLVTHRSFQVPKWLEYVLVFCGTLSMEGGPIWWVGLHRHHHLYSDQPNDHHDSRKGFWWSHIEWMFHQVPAEAEIPRFTKDIADDPVYQFLDKYFLPIQLVLAVVLYLWGGWPFVVWGIFVRLVTVYHTTWLVNSATHTFGYRTFETSDYSTNCWWVALLTFGEGWHNNHHAYQYSARHGLQWWEIDLTWLTIRLLQALGLATKVRLVEAPATPSQE, from the coding sequence ATGACCCAAGCAACCGTTGCTAAACCGCCTTTTGCATGGCCTACAGCCTCTTTTATCATTTTTGTCCATCTGGGTGCGTTGCTGGCCTTTGTGCCCGGGATGTTTAGTTGGTCGGCGGTGCTGCTGGCCTTTGTTTTGCATTGGCTAACCGCTGGGATTGGTATTACCCTTGGTTGGCATCGGTTGGTAACCCACCGCAGCTTTCAAGTTCCCAAATGGCTCGAGTACGTCTTGGTATTTTGCGGAACGCTCTCAATGGAAGGGGGACCCATCTGGTGGGTGGGCTTACACCGCCATCATCACCTCTACTCCGATCAGCCTAACGATCACCACGATTCCCGTAAAGGCTTTTGGTGGAGCCACATTGAGTGGATGTTTCACCAAGTGCCAGCAGAAGCAGAAATTCCTCGCTTCACCAAGGATATTGCCGACGACCCAGTGTATCAGTTCTTAGATAAATATTTCCTGCCAATTCAATTGGTTCTGGCTGTGGTACTCTACCTATGGGGCGGCTGGCCGTTTGTGGTGTGGGGGATTTTTGTGCGTTTGGTTACGGTGTATCACACAACATGGTTGGTGAATAGTGCCACCCATACCTTTGGTTACCGCACGTTTGAGACCTCTGATTACTCCACAAACTGCTGGTGGGTTGCCTTGCTCACCTTTGGCGAAGGCTGGCACAATAATCACCACGCTTACCAGTACTCTGCTCGCCATGGCTTGCAGTGGTGGGAAATTGATCTGACGTGGTTAACTATTCGTCTATTGCAGGCGTTGGGCTTGGCAACCAAGGTTCGTTTGGTGGAGGCACCAGCGACTCCCTCGCAGGAGTAA
- a CDS encoding PrsW family glutamic-type intramembrane protease yields MTGDRPRFSLNPTLKYAGVLRQVAPEMAQFWLSQQEPTIMGRDPETCHIVLDSQLYTSVSRHHAQFNCATPAPNRIPQWSIVDLGSVNGTYVNQQRIEQETLLKAGDRIQLGRQGPEFVLEYLPLTDVVSTTPDQQLTLTQLLPIFAIHPDWVRKAYLVPGIVTVIAVILLFAAAGNPNAFKVILALYLGSAAYYFIYQLCGKRKPWWVLLASLTLEILILQSPILPAMIYVFRTVLPGQLRPPDPSFWVLLGHNFIGAGLMEELLKAMPIAVAYGLGRWLPSPWQQKIGVWEPLDGILLGAASGLGFTWMETLGHYVPGIAGQFGDLAGLQVLIPRVLGSLTGHMAYTGYLGYCIGLSVLRPRYALLIVIVGLGLSAFLHALWNASAASFGPMGLAVVGILAYLFLTAAILKARQLSPTRSQNFATRFYGHR; encoded by the coding sequence ATGACTGGCGATCGCCCCCGTTTTTCCCTCAACCCAACCCTCAAGTATGCGGGTGTGCTGCGGCAGGTGGCACCGGAAATGGCGCAGTTTTGGCTCTCACAACAGGAACCAACAATTATGGGGCGCGATCCGGAGACCTGTCACATTGTCCTTGACTCCCAACTCTACACATCGGTCTCTCGCCACCATGCTCAGTTTAACTGTGCTACGCCTGCCCCCAACAGAATTCCCCAATGGTCAATTGTGGATCTAGGCAGCGTGAACGGCACCTACGTCAACCAACAACGGATCGAGCAGGAGACGCTCCTGAAGGCGGGCGATCGCATTCAGTTAGGTCGCCAAGGCCCTGAATTTGTGTTGGAATACTTGCCCCTCACCGATGTGGTCAGCACCACCCCCGATCAGCAACTGACCCTCACCCAACTGCTACCCATTTTCGCCATTCATCCCGACTGGGTGCGCAAGGCCTACCTTGTCCCCGGAATTGTTACGGTCATTGCCGTCATCCTGCTCTTTGCAGCTGCGGGTAACCCCAATGCCTTTAAGGTGATTTTGGCGCTGTACCTAGGTAGTGCCGCCTATTACTTCATCTATCAACTATGTGGCAAACGCAAGCCGTGGTGGGTACTCTTAGCCAGTCTGACCCTTGAGATTCTGATCCTGCAAAGTCCAATCTTGCCCGCCATGATCTATGTGTTTCGCACCGTGCTGCCCGGCCAACTTCGCCCCCCTGATCCCTCCTTTTGGGTGTTGCTGGGGCATAATTTTATTGGTGCAGGACTCATGGAAGAATTGCTCAAAGCGATGCCCATTGCTGTGGCCTATGGCTTGGGGCGCTGGTTACCCAGTCCGTGGCAACAAAAGATTGGGGTCTGGGAGCCATTGGATGGCATTCTTTTGGGAGCCGCCTCAGGGCTGGGCTTTACCTGGATGGAAACCCTCGGACACTATGTGCCCGGGATTGCAGGGCAGTTTGGGGATCTAGCAGGCTTACAAGTCCTTATTCCGCGGGTGTTGGGATCCCTGACCGGCCACATGGCCTACACCGGCTACTTGGGCTACTGCATTGGCTTGAGTGTACTGCGCCCTCGCTATGCGCTGCTCATTGTGATCGTGGGGCTGGGGCTATCTGCGTTTTTGCACGCTCTCTGGAATGCCTCTGCGGCTAGTTTTGGCCCCATGGGGTTAGCCGTGGTTGGAATTTTGGCCTATCTATTTTTAACCGCAGCCATTCTCAAGGCACGACAACTCTCGCCGACGCGATCGCAAAACTTTGCTACCCGCTTCTACGGCCATCGCTGA